tcttttcttcttcttcagccTTGAGTTTCTCTTCCTCCTCAGCTTTGACCTTAGCCTCTTCAATCGCTTTCATCAATCTCATCAAACACCTCTCCTTATCCTCACCCCTCAATTTCGGCATCAAATTCTCCGCCACATCTGCCGGCGTCATCTTCGTCTCCTCCAGCAGCTGCCTTATCCTCCCAAACAACTCATGCTCCTCAAACTGCAAATAATTCTTCGCCAAAACCTTAAACGCCTCGTACCCGCAGTATGACAGCTCAATATGCTGATCCATCCTCCCCCTCCGAATCAGCGCTGGATCCAGCTTCTCCACGTAGTTCGTCGTGAACACGATGATCCTCTCCCCCCCACACGCCGACCACAGCCCGTCGATGAAGTTAAGCAGCCCCGACAGCGTCACATCGCTCGTCTTCTTCTCctccatcttcttcatcttctccttCACCGGATCCTTCTCttcctccttcttcttcttctcctcttcCTTCTCCTTCCTCTCCCTCTGCCCCGTCAGCTCTAACGAACAATCAATGTCCTCGATCACAATAATCGACTTCCCTGACGTGTCGATCAGAAGCTTCCTCAGCTCCGTGTTGTCCTTCACCGCGGTCAGCTCGAGATCATACACGTCGTATTCCAACAAATTCGCCATGGCCGCGATCATGGTGGATTTCCCGGTGCCAGGCGGGCCGTACAGGAGGTAGCCCCTCTTCCACGCCTTCCCAACCGACTTGTAGTAGTCTTTCGACTCcgaaaaattgatcaaatcaTCGATTATTTCCTTCTTCTTAACAGGATCCATTGCTAGCGTCTGGAACGTCGCAGGGTGGTCGAACACCACCTCGCTCCAGAGCCTCCTGCGGCCGTAAGAGTATCCGCCGCCGTCGCTTCCTTTGCTATTCGTGAAGAGCTTCCTCCGCCTCTCCTTGACCGTGATCGCCTTGCCCTGGTCAAGCACGTGCTTGATATATTCATTGCAGATGAGCTGGCGGTGTTTACGATGGAAGGTGAGGGAGAAAAAGCGCTTGTCAGCCTCACGCGGCCCCAAGGAGATGGTCTGGGAGGAAGGGGGGGTCTCGCGGGAGGCCCACCAGAGCTTGATGCCGCGGAAGTCGTCGGTGACGAGCTCGCTGGAGTTGGAGGCCATGGTGAGGACCACGGCCTCGGTGTCGCGGGCCACGGTGGCTTGGAGGTGCTTGGCCTGGGAGGTGGAGTGGGCGTTGAGGTAGCGCTTGATGGCGGCGTAGGCGAGGCTGCGCTGGAAGCCGTCGGGCTGGAACTCAGGGAAGGTGATGCGGATGTATGGGTAGAAGAAGTTGATGAGTTTTTTGAAGTAGTATTTGAGGGGGCGTGTGATCTCGCGGGGGAAGTAGTATCGGAACATGGTGTACGCGAAGACTGGGCCGCCGATTACGGAGCCTAGTTGGGTTAGCCATTCGGCCTTGGGAGTTGCTGCCATGGTCGATTTTGGGAATGTTGTGAAATGTGTAGCTAATTTGTGAACCAGTGTAACTATATAGGCGAGTGAAGGAGTCGTGTGTGATTTGGTGTATGAGATAGTTCTAAAGGTATCCTTCGAGGGCCAATGTGCTTACCTAATGTTTTTGTTTggtgtatttatttaattgaactACCGACCCGAGGGCGGAGAAACGATGACGCTTCTTTCAAATGGagatcaataaataattatacttatCTTAGGTGCAAACCCATTCCACGTCATATGAGTAATGGAAGTTAGAAGTTGGAAGTTGGATATAATTCCTATTTAATCTCAATTAGTTTGTGGCTATTTTGAAATGactcaaaaataaatccgTGTAGGCTTAACCCAAAGaagacaatatcaaactaatgttgaAGCTATGCATAACTTCAGTTGGTCTTGAAACTTGAAGAGAAGCTTAGGCGATGCTAAGTGGGGGATCACGAGGATATAGTTGTTTAGGAGTTGTTAGTCTCCAAGTGGGAGATTATTAATTATGGAGCTTAAAATATCTCTTAAATATGATTTGTTTCTTTGAAGTGTATTTCCTTTTGAGAGATTTATTCTTTAGAAgatatatatttctttatgAAATGTGTTTTCTGTTTATCTGTTTCTTAGTTTGATTAGAATTGAAAATGATTGTAATGGGAACATGTCCTTTGGGTGGTTTATCTTTTCGGTGgtggaatttaattttgtcacttttctaattttatgtgATGTCTGAATTAgtacataaaatgaaattgatacTCCATGTTAACCGAGGTACTTATTGACTAAGACTTTGAATTCCATCCTCTGAATATCAGATAAAATTGATCCTTTATTAGGTGAATGGTTGGCATAATATTAAGTTTAATATTACTATGTTTTGATTACAAGTCACAAAGTAACAGTAAACAATTTTTTGATTAGTTGGCAACtactagtaattattttagaataaaaagtTGATTGCGATATGAATGGTTAGATTTTCATCGTAAAGTcttagtactatttaatttgcactattatttaaattaatgacGCGAATGCAGCAGCCAGCAAGCATGATTTCCATATAGACGAAATATAGACCAATGagcataaaaaattatgtcacTACATATGGTATGCAACTATGCATGGTATATTAAAATAGGCTAaggttaatttattatattttgtcaaGTAATATAATTTCTCCGGTtctcattaaatatctcagtttttttatttcaacgattcccaataaatatctcattttatttctaaatgaATTCCACATATACCATACATTctactctctccatttcacaataagagtcatacttgccattttggtccatcccacgataagagtcacactttatttttaccataaatagtaagtaggtttcaaatttcactaactcacttcactcacattttattaaacttaatataaaaaaatggatttcatatttcactaatttttacAACCTAtcattctttacatttctcaACTGTCGTGCTCACAATAAAAATGCCCTCATATTATGAGAAGGTGGAGTATATATATCTATGTAGTCTCGGCCCAGAGGCAGTATCTAGTTGTTTGGTTAATTGGTAGTCCCTAAAATTGATATAAGACTAGTCCCTCTATAATCTGGATGAGAAAATACTCAGCAGAGTGTATTGTAATCAAAATGCAATACTTCCtctgtattaaaaaaattgaaatatttgaaatgatagagattttaatgcaaaattgataaagtaagtgagaatgattgataaagtaagaaatatgaaaagaaaaatgagtaaaataagagagaggaggagaaaagGTAGTGAAAATAGAGTTATTGGATTATGGGGTCCAtatctaaaatagaaagaatttaaagtttctatttttaaggaacggTCCAAAATAGAATAGTTgctattttataaaacgagGGGAGTATATTGGAATGAAACACATATCTTGTtcttttctattctttttatGTGCtactgtatttatttttcttattgataattttttttcaatttcaacacTAAAAGATAGTACTCTTTTCGTCCAcgaaattttgtcattttagaatgtccacaaaaaatagtctcattttttaaaattaaaaatttatctctcatactttgtCCActttctctcctatttatcttattttaccccattcttttttctcattttccatctttaccaattttttattaaaatgcatGTCGTTCAAAATGAGACCATTTTTTTGTGTCGTTCAATAAGATTTGTAtacttaaaaatttcaaattatcacATCAATTATCATATTGTGTACTATACTTGTTAACAATCAAACCCCTGAATCACGAACACAGAGAAGATtgaaattgagagaatttctttaatttattgagCTTGAATGAGTAATACAAAATGTTAATCGACAAAAGCTCTAATATCTCGGCCAAAAGCAATGAAA
The genomic region above belongs to Salvia hispanica cultivar TCC Black 2014 chromosome 3, UniMelb_Shisp_WGS_1.0, whole genome shotgun sequence and contains:
- the LOC125213880 gene encoding AAA-ATPase ASD, mitochondrial-like encodes the protein MAATPKAEWLTQLGSVIGGPVFAYTMFRYYFPREITRPLKYYFKKLINFFYPYIRITFPEFQPDGFQRSLAYAAIKRYLNAHSTSQAKHLQATVARDTEAVVLTMASNSSELVTDDFRGIKLWWASRETPPSSQTISLGPREADKRFFSLTFHRKHRQLICNEYIKHVLDQGKAITVKERRRKLFTNSKGSDGGGYSYGRRRLWSEVVFDHPATFQTLAMDPVKKKEIIDDLINFSESKDYYKSVGKAWKRGYLLYGPPGTGKSTMIAAMANLLEYDVYDLELTAVKDNTELRKLLIDTSGKSIIVIEDIDCSLELTGQRERKEKEEEKKKKEEEKDPVKEKMKKMEEKKTSDVTLSGLLNFIDGLWSACGGERIIVFTTNYVEKLDPALIRRGRMDQHIELSYCGYEAFKVLAKNYLQFEEHELFGRIRQLLEETKMTPADVAENLMPKLRGEDKERCLMRLMKAIEEAKVKAEEEEKLKAEEEEKKKKKAAEEDKGEKKKKENGDAEEANGSTDGVVKENGVAENCA